One segment of Enterobacter cloacae complex sp. ECNIH7 DNA contains the following:
- the trbI gene encoding type-F conjugative transfer system protein TrbI — translation MSEQNEKPYDGDAVRDGVTMASKTSRWLKGGLLGLAGLLAMTGVAYVTAKAVTPEVVVFDMKGTVDLFMQQSSQLQLDEGRAKALTARFNAALTTSLGEWQASHNAIILVKPAVMSPQRDITDEIRADIARRTQGGM, via the coding sequence ATGAGTGAACAAAACGAAAAGCCGTATGACGGCGATGCCGTCCGGGACGGTGTGACGATGGCCAGCAAAACATCCCGCTGGCTTAAAGGGGGGCTGCTGGGACTGGCGGGACTGCTGGCCATGACCGGCGTGGCGTATGTGACGGCGAAGGCCGTCACCCCGGAAGTTGTGGTGTTTGACATGAAAGGGACGGTTGACCTCTTCATGCAGCAGTCATCGCAGTTACAGCTTGATGAGGGCAGGGCGAAAGCCCTGACGGCCCGCTTCAACGCGGCACTGACGACCAGTCTGGGCGAATGGCAGGCTTCACATAATGCCATCATCCTGGTGAAACCGGCAGTGATGAGCCCTCAGCGTGATATCACCGATGAAATCCGCGCCGACATTGCCCGGCGCACCCAGGGGGGCATGTGA
- the traU gene encoding conjugal transfer pilus assembly protein TraU — MKHFSWLAGILLILLSWSPTQATAASNAGDGRWVNPITDVCWKCLFPMTLGNIQLASGPQKDTANPSSPIQICPVGVLYRVGLAIGFWEPMAMVDVTREPGVMVNMGGFKIDLGRTGTGTSGQSDRPAAGAFYHVHWYKYPLIFWLNIITSLGCLQTGDMDIAYLSEVDPLWNDSTLSMLINPEAALFGNVVAQAACAADAVASAAGMSLAPLFWCAGSQGTMYPLTGYTSGEFSPLETSLLVGERMAFKMHREGLVWNSVGADNAVCNQYPSPIIPKDRWRYQMVNMYPEATNCHPFGAITQTWGMKHNSPSSKKNFGYLFWRKRNCVFL; from the coding sequence ATGAAGCACTTTTCATGGCTTGCCGGCATTCTGCTGATATTACTGTCCTGGTCCCCCACGCAGGCAACCGCCGCCAGCAACGCCGGAGACGGTCGCTGGGTCAACCCGATAACGGATGTCTGCTGGAAATGCCTGTTCCCGATGACACTCGGCAATATCCAGCTCGCCTCCGGTCCGCAGAAAGATACCGCTAACCCATCCTCCCCCATCCAGATATGTCCGGTGGGGGTCCTGTACCGCGTTGGTCTGGCCATTGGGTTCTGGGAGCCGATGGCGATGGTGGATGTGACCCGTGAGCCGGGTGTGATGGTGAATATGGGGGGATTTAAAATCGACCTGGGGCGGACGGGCACAGGGACGTCAGGTCAGAGTGACCGGCCCGCAGCCGGCGCGTTTTACCACGTTCACTGGTACAAATACCCGCTGATCTTCTGGCTCAACATTATCACCAGCCTGGGTTGCCTGCAGACCGGCGATATGGACATCGCTTACCTCTCTGAAGTTGACCCTCTGTGGAATGACAGTACGCTCTCGATGCTGATTAACCCTGAAGCGGCACTGTTCGGGAATGTTGTGGCTCAGGCCGCCTGTGCGGCCGACGCGGTGGCCAGTGCGGCAGGTATGTCGCTCGCTCCGCTGTTCTGGTGTGCCGGTAGTCAGGGGACAATGTACCCGCTGACCGGTTACACCAGTGGTGAATTCTCACCGCTGGAAACCTCCTTGCTGGTCGGGGAAAGGATGGCGTTCAAGATGCACCGCGAGGGACTGGTCTGGAACTCTGTCGGAGCCGATAACGCCGTCTGTAACCAGTACCCGTCACCCATTATTCCCAAAGACCGGTGGCGATATCAGATGGTGAACATGTACCCCGAGGCAACCAACTGCCACCCGTTCGGGGCTATCACCCAGACCTGGGGCATGAAGCACAACTCCCCGTCCTCCAAAAAGAACTTCGGCTACCTCTTCTGGCGCAAACGAAACTGCGTCTTCCTTTAA
- the traF gene encoding type-F conjugative transfer system pilin assembly protein TraF has product MKRKCVLWGLLLAFAGQSALAEEIVTPADPFTGWAWYNEPKKPAELPKKPQQPAPQSVPDMSKLSAQEQAKVLRGYTMEALNRAILYPTKENTATFLRWQKFWTDRGSMFSQSFAAAQLSHPDLDYNLEYPHYNSMAPFVQTRDQQSRQNAVTQLAHQYGLFYFYRGSDPIDVQMAGVVADFAKTNGISLIPVSVDGQVAASLPQSRPDTGQSRSMNISHFPALFLVDPTSKNYRALSYGFMTQDDLSKRFLNVATGFKPNS; this is encoded by the coding sequence ATGAAACGAAAATGTGTCCTCTGGGGGCTGTTGCTGGCCTTTGCCGGTCAGTCAGCCCTGGCTGAAGAGATAGTGACACCGGCTGATCCGTTTACCGGCTGGGCCTGGTACAACGAACCGAAAAAGCCCGCTGAATTGCCCAAAAAGCCACAGCAGCCCGCGCCGCAGTCGGTTCCGGATATGAGTAAGCTGTCCGCGCAGGAACAGGCAAAGGTGCTGCGCGGGTACACGATGGAGGCGCTTAACCGCGCCATCCTGTACCCGACGAAAGAGAATACGGCAACGTTCCTGCGCTGGCAGAAGTTCTGGACCGACCGGGGGTCGATGTTCAGCCAGTCCTTTGCGGCAGCGCAGCTGAGCCACCCGGATCTCGACTACAACCTGGAGTACCCGCACTACAACAGCATGGCGCCGTTTGTGCAGACGCGTGACCAGCAGTCGCGGCAGAACGCGGTGACGCAGCTGGCGCATCAGTACGGTCTGTTTTATTTCTACCGGGGCAGTGACCCGATTGATGTGCAGATGGCCGGCGTGGTGGCCGACTTTGCAAAAACCAACGGTATTTCGCTTATCCCGGTTTCGGTCGACGGGCAGGTGGCGGCCAGTCTGCCACAGAGTCGTCCGGACACCGGACAGTCACGTTCGATGAATATCTCGCACTTCCCGGCACTCTTCCTGGTCGACCCGACCAGCAAAAACTACCGTGCCCTGTCCTACGGCTTCATGACCCAGGATGATCTGTCGAAGCGATTCCTGAACGTGGCCACCGGCTTTAAACCGAATTCATAA
- the traG gene encoding conjugal transfer mating-pair stabilization protein TraG: MLEIYTIYGGGMWKTALDAVVTLLGMNTFSTLLRIAGTFGVLAALFAFIKQRNPMVMVQWLAIFMVLTSVLLVPKRSVQIIDLSDPAAVWKTDNVPVGLAAIASLTTSIGYKMASTYDMLMARPDSVTYSKSGMLFGSQIVAETSDFTTQNPELAQMLPDYVENCVIGDILLNHKYTVNQLLNSTDPLGLITSNPSPLRGIFKTTDSTRQFLTCQQAAAQINSLANTEGNPASATFTMLTNKIFGNKVNGATLLANAMGESYGYFYAGGMSAAQIMKNNITNSAVRQGVKGFAARSSDTANLLNLATENAATKQRLSWAAGNELATRTLPFAQSLLMLILVCLFPLMIALAASNHSLFGLNTLKLYVCGFIYFQMWPIMFAILNYAANFWLQTKTGGTALVLANTDVVALQHSDVANLAGYLSLSIPLLSFYLTKGAAAMGSQVAGSVLSSAAFTSAGVSATTADGNWSFNNMSMDNVNQNKMDTNLMQRQGQQTWQADNGSTQTQTAGGHTVIDGSGAMSNLPVNMKLSQLASSGFQESARQSQVQAQTALDGYNHSVTSGWSQLSQLSHQTGSSDSISQGSENSKATNASRGASMMMSAAENYAKANNVSTQEAYNKLMDISNQGSLSAGVKTTLGGGINIGVAKWGAEGNLSADARHTTGSSRGVQDSGSHTQDMRHDQNSQAVNDFRQGMDMVTSSRVSDGSNHTENAANSNVQQFAATLNDAQSQYHQYTTSSTQSNEFSRMATMAQNQSASLDTNYNQEFVDWAANKYGDKAQSMLTSAPTAREAAMEFVNERLKPEISGDYQQARSDLASGTEHAAFSGEHIVHSGSGGQQDSGSVRNDDGVRYSSANSETERTAAIRSGSSSGNHQVTEESSLPAGRGISTGQETTGSVHTESGQTYRGEQSTIAERRVVSQPGTSYRDENIPDSSVEYTRQDANHSGLSREHEAVTIQKTGTGNNASSASGIEHGRHSAAAEHTGSAGTSHRTFSHSGQELESQTIQHSGSRMTETGTPGAVDGNRVSGSTMQDAFEENQSKLHEQSGRSFEPQNDIQRRVAEQRSENEHKINESAGEIGKKQSTVQTSSDILKGESLNANSTFQIHRKEAEIDQQMPVVDGEEKRKLEGQLLELRKRTG; encoded by the coding sequence ATGCTTGAGATATACACCATCTATGGCGGGGGGATGTGGAAAACGGCGCTGGACGCCGTTGTCACCCTGCTGGGTATGAACACGTTCAGTACACTGTTACGTATTGCCGGCACCTTTGGGGTGCTGGCCGCCCTGTTTGCCTTTATCAAACAACGTAACCCGATGGTGATGGTGCAGTGGCTGGCTATCTTCATGGTCCTGACGTCTGTCCTGCTGGTTCCAAAACGTTCCGTGCAGATTATCGACCTGTCAGACCCGGCAGCGGTCTGGAAAACCGATAATGTGCCAGTGGGACTGGCGGCCATTGCCTCACTGACCACCAGTATCGGGTACAAGATGGCGTCGACGTATGACATGCTGATGGCCAGACCCGATTCGGTGACCTACAGCAAGAGCGGGATGCTGTTTGGCTCACAGATAGTGGCGGAAACCAGTGACTTCACCACGCAGAACCCGGAGCTGGCCCAGATGTTGCCGGATTACGTGGAGAACTGCGTGATTGGCGACATTTTGCTGAATCACAAATACACCGTGAACCAGCTGCTGAACTCCACTGATCCGCTGGGGCTTATCACCAGTAACCCGAGTCCGCTGCGCGGGATATTCAAAACCACTGATTCGACCCGTCAGTTTCTGACCTGCCAGCAGGCGGCTGCACAGATAAACTCGCTGGCCAATACGGAAGGAAATCCGGCCAGTGCCACCTTTACCATGCTGACCAATAAAATTTTCGGCAACAAGGTAAACGGGGCGACCCTTCTGGCTAACGCGATGGGTGAAAGCTACGGGTATTTCTATGCCGGCGGGATGAGTGCGGCGCAAATCATGAAAAACAACATCACCAACAGCGCGGTCCGGCAGGGGGTGAAAGGGTTTGCGGCACGGTCTTCCGATACGGCGAACCTGCTGAATCTGGCGACCGAGAACGCGGCAACGAAGCAACGTCTCAGCTGGGCCGCCGGTAATGAGCTGGCGACCCGCACACTGCCGTTTGCCCAGTCGCTTCTGATGCTTATCCTGGTGTGTCTGTTCCCGCTGATGATAGCGCTGGCGGCGTCCAACCATAGTCTGTTTGGCCTGAACACGCTTAAGCTGTATGTCTGTGGTTTTATCTATTTCCAGATGTGGCCGATCATGTTTGCCATTCTGAACTATGCCGCAAATTTCTGGTTGCAGACCAAAACCGGTGGCACGGCACTGGTGCTGGCCAATACGGATGTGGTGGCATTGCAGCACTCTGATGTGGCGAACCTAGCCGGATATCTCTCACTGTCAATCCCCTTGCTTTCGTTCTACCTGACGAAAGGGGCAGCGGCGATGGGTTCACAGGTGGCAGGCAGCGTACTCAGTTCGGCCGCCTTCACCTCCGCCGGCGTGTCGGCAACCACGGCAGATGGCAACTGGTCGTTTAACAACATGTCGATGGATAACGTCAATCAGAACAAGATGGACACCAACCTGATGCAGCGTCAGGGCCAGCAGACATGGCAGGCGGATAATGGTTCGACTCAGACCCAGACTGCCGGTGGCCATACGGTAATCGATGGTTCCGGTGCGATGTCAAACCTGCCGGTGAACATGAAACTCAGCCAACTGGCGAGCAGCGGATTCCAGGAGTCGGCGCGGCAGTCGCAGGTACAGGCCCAGACGGCACTCGACGGTTACAACCACAGCGTCACCAGCGGGTGGTCACAGCTTTCGCAACTGTCCCATCAGACCGGTAGCAGCGACAGCATTAGCCAGGGCAGTGAAAACAGCAAGGCGACCAATGCTTCGCGCGGTGCCAGCATGATGATGTCCGCAGCGGAAAACTATGCGAAAGCGAACAACGTCTCAACGCAGGAAGCCTATAACAAGCTGATGGATATCAGTAATCAGGGTTCCCTTTCTGCGGGCGTAAAAACTACGCTTGGTGGTGGCATAAATATTGGTGTGGCTAAATGGGGGGCTGAAGGGAATCTTTCAGCGGATGCACGCCATACAACGGGGAGTTCACGCGGGGTTCAGGATTCAGGCTCACATACCCAGGATATGCGACATGACCAGAACAGCCAGGCGGTTAATGATTTCCGTCAGGGTATGGATATGGTTACCAGCAGTCGGGTAAGCGATGGTTCGAATCATACGGAGAATGCGGCAAACAGTAACGTTCAACAATTTGCCGCTACGCTCAACGATGCTCAAAGTCAGTACCATCAGTACACTACCAGTTCAACGCAGAGTAATGAGTTCAGCCGTATGGCCACGATGGCGCAGAACCAGAGTGCCAGCCTCGATACGAACTACAATCAGGAGTTCGTTGACTGGGCGGCTAATAAGTATGGTGACAAGGCTCAGTCCATGCTGACCAGTGCGCCGACAGCGCGTGAAGCAGCGATGGAGTTTGTAAACGAACGACTGAAACCTGAAATCAGCGGTGATTATCAGCAGGCGCGCTCAGACCTCGCCAGTGGTACTGAACATGCGGCATTCAGTGGTGAGCATATTGTCCACAGTGGGTCTGGTGGGCAACAGGATTCAGGCTCAGTACGGAATGATGATGGCGTCCGGTACAGCTCAGCAAATAGTGAAACTGAACGTACTGCGGCTATAAGGAGTGGTAGCTCTTCCGGTAATCATCAGGTTACAGAGGAAAGTAGCCTTCCAGCCGGACGAGGCATATCAACCGGTCAGGAGACTACGGGTTCAGTGCATACTGAAAGCGGACAAACCTATCGTGGTGAGCAATCAACGATCGCTGAAAGGCGCGTTGTCAGTCAACCAGGCACTTCTTATCGCGATGAGAACATCCCAGACAGCTCTGTTGAATACACTCGTCAGGATGCAAACCATTCAGGACTGAGCCGTGAACACGAGGCTGTGACGATTCAGAAAACTGGAACAGGGAACAACGCTTCGTCAGCCAGCGGTATTGAACATGGCAGACATTCAGCGGCTGCGGAACACACTGGTTCGGCTGGAACCTCACATCGGACATTCAGTCATTCTGGGCAGGAGCTGGAGTCACAAACGATTCAGCATAGCGGAAGCCGAATGACTGAAACCGGGACCCCTGGCGCCGTGGACGGAAATCGGGTATCGGGTTCGACTATGCAGGATGCATTCGAAGAAAATCAGTCAAAACTGCACGAGCAGTCAGGGCGGAGTTTTGAACCGCAAAATGATATACAGCGCCGGGTTGCGGAACAAAGATCTGAAAATGAGCATAAAATCAACGAATCTGCTGGTGAAATTGGTAAAAAACAATCCACTGTTCAGACATCCAGTGATATCCTGAAAGGAGAGAGTTTAAATGCGAACAGCACTTTCCAAATTCATAGGAAAGAGGCAGAGATCGATCAGCAAATGCCAGTAGTTGATGGTGAAGAAAAAAGAAAACTTGAAGGTCAATTGCTGGAATTAAGGAAAAGAACTGGGTAG
- the traN gene encoding type-F conjugative transfer system mating-pair stabilization protein TraN yields MRKSLFTLLMSFPLLAGAANPAFDAGASFGKGSASSGTDTLKNPGTVTSAIPGYTANPPEKGYYGGVSGGDGGLANKGQAALQGNDAAQSVISSGTTNPAPAIDPKAPFITIGKNAEGTADGIMDGSSQQCTQTTVSKSTFDNYSCSADVAVSKTCTRDTQITGHYENQVSTKTVVISPATLVFTKIDDNTLGFALPLDEPGGTMLEGSITTSQKSSAGNPFFSSKLTFYGTSKTLKNVNNTFDVDVAQQVVPADGMLRGTLTNDVSDYIDQMMMSVMSSKYPNNDGLAKITATITIVTTVKVWVPSTTTPSVCPDSPGGKKTGSVCTIKGGDRQVVVDGVTQTVHSDCWQYTDTYLVSENTTGTCASLTSNAACTKASETCSEYIDGTCSHKDYIYQCQTVHSSTGLVCGGQYICKSGDCDDTNGAGDNGFDTAVAKLAGLASAAEDVRDQNSTINVRAFTGKAMSCRKAFAGFSNCCKDSGWGQDTGLSACNDDEMAIGKAKAKKITVSVGDRCDRQVAGVCLQTSHVYCVFDGKLARIIQEQGRRDQLGVKFGSGSSPDCRGITVPELQSIDFDKINFADFYEDLMNNQKVPDTSTQVKQIKDRIAAQVNQQGGK; encoded by the coding sequence ATGAGAAAGTCACTTTTCACCCTGCTGATGTCGTTTCCGCTCCTGGCCGGTGCTGCTAATCCGGCCTTTGATGCGGGGGCAAGTTTTGGCAAAGGCAGTGCATCCAGCGGGACAGACACCCTGAAAAATCCCGGTACGGTCACCAGTGCCATTCCGGGCTATACCGCGAACCCGCCGGAGAAAGGGTATTACGGTGGCGTGAGTGGCGGGGACGGCGGGCTGGCCAACAAAGGTCAGGCGGCCCTTCAGGGCAATGATGCCGCGCAGTCGGTTATCTCGTCCGGTACGACAAACCCGGCGCCCGCCATTGACCCGAAGGCTCCTTTTATCACCATCGGCAAGAATGCGGAGGGCACGGCTGACGGGATCATGGATGGCAGCAGCCAGCAGTGTACACAGACGACCGTGTCAAAATCGACGTTTGATAACTATTCCTGTAGCGCCGATGTGGCTGTATCAAAGACCTGTACCCGCGACACACAAATTACCGGCCATTATGAGAATCAGGTGTCCACGAAAACTGTGGTCATCTCGCCGGCGACGCTGGTCTTTACGAAAATCGATGACAACACGCTTGGATTTGCGCTGCCGCTGGATGAACCGGGGGGCACCATGCTGGAAGGTTCAATCACCACATCGCAAAAAAGCAGCGCCGGAAACCCGTTTTTTAGCTCGAAACTGACGTTCTACGGCACGTCGAAGACGCTGAAAAATGTGAATAACACATTTGATGTGGATGTGGCCCAGCAGGTTGTCCCGGCTGACGGGATGCTGCGCGGGACACTGACAAATGATGTTTCTGACTATATAGACCAGATGATGATGTCGGTCATGTCGTCAAAATACCCCAACAATGATGGCCTCGCCAAAATCACGGCGACAATCACCATCGTGACAACGGTGAAAGTCTGGGTCCCGTCGACGACGACCCCGTCAGTCTGTCCGGACAGCCCGGGTGGAAAGAAAACCGGCTCGGTCTGCACTATCAAAGGCGGTGACCGGCAGGTGGTTGTTGATGGTGTCACGCAGACGGTTCACAGCGACTGCTGGCAGTACACCGATACGTACCTGGTCAGCGAGAACACGACCGGCACCTGTGCCTCACTGACCAGCAACGCTGCCTGTACCAAAGCGAGTGAAACCTGCTCTGAGTACATTGACGGCACCTGTTCTCATAAAGACTACATCTATCAGTGCCAGACGGTGCATTCGTCCACGGGCCTGGTCTGCGGTGGCCAGTATATCTGTAAGTCAGGGGACTGCGACGACACCAACGGGGCGGGGGATAACGGGTTTGACACTGCCGTGGCCAAACTCGCTGGCCTGGCCTCTGCTGCTGAAGACGTCAGGGACCAGAACTCCACCATTAACGTCAGAGCCTTTACCGGTAAGGCGATGAGCTGTCGTAAAGCTTTCGCGGGATTCTCTAACTGTTGTAAGGACTCTGGCTGGGGACAGGACACCGGATTATCGGCCTGTAACGATGATGAGATGGCCATCGGCAAGGCGAAAGCCAAGAAGATTACCGTCAGTGTGGGTGACCGCTGCGATCGTCAGGTTGCCGGCGTATGTCTCCAGACCAGCCATGTTTACTGCGTCTTTGACGGCAAACTCGCCCGCATCATTCAGGAGCAGGGGCGTCGTGACCAGCTGGGCGTGAAGTTTGGCAGCGGCAGCAGTCCTGACTGCCGGGGGATCACGGTGCCGGAACTGCAGAGCATCGACTTCGACAAAATCAACTTCGCGGACTTCTACGAAGATTTGATGAACAACCAGAAAGTGCCTGACACCAGTACGCAGGTGAAACAAATCAAGGATCGTATCGCCGCCCAGGTGAACCAGCAGGGGGGTAAGTAA
- the trbC gene encoding type-F conjugative transfer system pilin assembly protein TrbC → MKTAYFRALMFSVLAGFASQVLASAQTETSVTDRNWIKGQQDALAAMKEGMPDPGAGLPVLPQAQQDLMNRLQGNIAAQSTTMGDKDTFPAIYFVSLGIPREGLLPMLKDARRYNIPPTLRGLVNNDMRQTAALMFELNKEDKDAGVQIDPTLFSQYHITTVPALVVTCPGRYDFIRGSLPLKEALEKVAESGDCAATARQLLEAAR, encoded by the coding sequence ATGAAAACCGCTTATTTCCGGGCGCTGATGTTCAGCGTCCTGGCAGGCTTTGCGTCTCAGGTGCTGGCAAGTGCCCAGACAGAGACCTCCGTTACGGACCGTAACTGGATCAAAGGACAGCAGGACGCACTGGCAGCGATGAAAGAAGGAATGCCTGACCCGGGCGCAGGGCTGCCTGTCTTACCGCAGGCGCAGCAGGACCTGATGAACCGCCTCCAGGGCAATATCGCGGCGCAGTCCACCACGATGGGTGACAAAGACACGTTCCCGGCAATCTATTTTGTGAGCCTCGGTATACCACGTGAAGGCCTTCTGCCCATGCTGAAAGATGCGCGCCGATACAACATTCCGCCCACGTTACGCGGTCTGGTCAATAACGATATGCGCCAGACGGCGGCGCTCATGTTTGAGCTGAACAAGGAAGACAAGGATGCCGGCGTGCAAATCGATCCAACCCTGTTCAGTCAGTACCACATCACCACAGTGCCAGCCCTGGTGGTGACCTGCCCGGGCCGGTATGACTTTATCAGGGGCAGTCTGCCCCTGAAGGAGGCGCTGGAAAAAGTGGCGGAAAGCGGTGACTGTGCCGCAACGGCCCGCCAGTTACTGGAGGCTGCACGATGA
- the traW gene encoding type-F conjugative transfer system protein TraW, with protein sequence MKKRLQLTALILLTLSAASGAKDLGTWGNVFEPAEQDMLTFIQNRLKGMEQSGELDRLREEATARVKEHAVRPTPVEGLSKAVTYRSFVWDPTFTVKETITDMQGNVIARKGDTVNPLDKVPFSQVLYFIDGDDREQVNWIRQQIAGQTDFKVILVKGNIRDSSNALNERIYFDQSGVLTRKFGFEHIPARISRDGRVMKVEEIPVSGAKK encoded by the coding sequence GTGAAAAAACGACTTCAGCTGACGGCTCTGATACTGCTGACGCTCTCTGCTGCCAGTGGTGCCAAAGATCTCGGGACCTGGGGCAACGTGTTCGAACCTGCCGAACAGGACATGCTGACCTTTATCCAGAACCGCCTGAAGGGAATGGAGCAGAGCGGTGAACTTGACCGGTTACGGGAGGAGGCAACCGCGCGGGTAAAAGAACACGCGGTTCGCCCGACCCCGGTTGAAGGACTCAGTAAGGCCGTGACCTACCGCAGCTTCGTCTGGGACCCGACTTTCACCGTAAAAGAGACCATTACCGATATGCAGGGCAACGTGATTGCCCGTAAGGGTGACACGGTCAACCCGCTGGATAAGGTGCCTTTCAGCCAGGTGCTCTATTTCATCGACGGTGATGACAGGGAGCAGGTGAACTGGATCCGGCAGCAAATCGCCGGGCAAACAGACTTTAAGGTGATCCTGGTGAAAGGCAACATCAGGGACAGCAGCAATGCCCTGAATGAGCGTATCTACTTTGACCAGTCTGGCGTACTGACCCGTAAGTTTGGTTTTGAACACATCCCGGCACGGATTTCGCGTGATGGCCGTGTGATGAAGGTGGAAGAAATTCCGGTATCAGGAGCAAAAAAATGA
- a CDS encoding type-F conjugative transfer system pilin assembly thiol-disulfide isomerase TrbB gives MSIKSGLTALLIAMPLLAQAGIREELALLEAAKTTAPAHDAAMTASAIPAPAPVNLMSLPDGRQANMKDYAVVLFMQAHCQYSAKFDPLLKGWADQHDIRVYPYTLDGGGDGSFPTPMIPRKTDPNSPIADEIVTFFGNGLPIATPTAFVVNVNTLKAYPLTQGVMEIPTLESRMASLIQADLDNVDPKSLPPMPASAQVTPQ, from the coding sequence ATGAGCATTAAATCCGGACTCACCGCCCTGCTGATTGCCATGCCGCTGCTCGCACAAGCCGGAATTCGTGAAGAACTGGCGTTGCTGGAAGCGGCGAAGACGACAGCACCGGCTCACGATGCTGCCATGACCGCATCGGCCATCCCGGCACCTGCACCGGTGAACCTGATGTCACTGCCGGACGGTCGCCAGGCAAACATGAAGGATTATGCGGTGGTGCTCTTTATGCAGGCCCACTGCCAGTACAGCGCGAAGTTTGACCCGTTACTGAAGGGCTGGGCCGATCAGCACGATATCCGGGTGTACCCCTACACCCTGGACGGTGGCGGGGACGGCTCTTTCCCGACCCCGATGATCCCCCGCAAAACGGACCCGAATTCACCGATAGCCGATGAAATCGTCACGTTCTTCGGCAACGGTCTGCCCATCGCCACGCCGACCGCCTTCGTGGTCAACGTCAACACCCTGAAGGCGTACCCGCTGACGCAGGGGGTGATGGAAATCCCCACGCTTGAAAGCCGTATGGCCAGCCTGATTCAGGCCGACCTGGATAACGTTGACCCGAAATCGCTGCCGCCGATGCCGGCAAGTGCGCAGGTCACCCCTCAGTAA